A single Euzebyales bacterium DNA region contains:
- a CDS encoding uracil-DNA glycosylase, with the protein MTGGTPAADATGLEVLSDRVARCRACTRLVAWRERVGRDKRAAYADWDYWARPVPGFGDPAARMVVVGLAPAAHGANRTGRMFTGDRSGDFLYASLHRTGFASQPTSRRRGDGLTLRNCWITAAVRCAPPANRPTATERDTCAAWLHSELELLPARLLVALGGFAWQALLRQLGPVHPRPRFGHGARATVGGYTLLGSYHPSQQNTFTGRLTPEMLDDVFITARGVLDA; encoded by the coding sequence GTGACCGGCGGGACGCCCGCGGCGGACGCCACAGGCCTCGAGGTGCTGTCGGACCGCGTGGCGCGGTGCCGGGCGTGCACACGGCTGGTCGCGTGGCGCGAGCGCGTGGGTCGCGACAAGCGCGCGGCCTACGCCGACTGGGACTACTGGGCACGTCCGGTGCCGGGGTTCGGTGACCCCGCTGCGCGCATGGTGGTCGTCGGCCTGGCGCCCGCGGCCCACGGCGCGAACCGCACGGGCCGCATGTTCACAGGTGACCGCTCCGGGGACTTCCTCTACGCGTCACTGCACCGGACCGGCTTCGCGTCACAGCCCACGTCGCGGCGGCGCGGCGACGGCCTGACGCTGCGGAACTGCTGGATCACCGCCGCGGTGCGGTGCGCGCCCCCCGCCAACAGGCCGACGGCCACCGAGCGGGACACCTGCGCGGCATGGCTGCACAGCGAGCTGGAGCTGTTGCCGGCCCGCCTGCTGGTCGCCCTCGGCGGCTTCGCATGGCAGGCGCTGCTGCGCCAGCTCGGCCCGGTCCATCCCCGACCGCGGTTCGGCCACGGCGCGCGGGCCACGGTCGGCGGGTACACGCTTCTCGGCAGCTACCACCCCAGCCAACAGAACACGTTCACCGGTCGCCTGACGCCGGAGATGCTCGACGACGTGTTCATCACGGCCCGCGGAGTGCTGGACGCCTGA
- the add gene encoding adenosine deaminase produces MGTPIDRAAHVRATAEPRSQGARRDLTALPKVHLHLHLIGSMRPRTLADLARRNGECLPAELSALTCRVSSPPTTYHGVTPTEADVRGFARFDALYVAAKRQVRGLDDLGRLVGELAADEADAGSRWVEVTANPSLYHGRLGPDEAVLEALLEAGRLAQRTTGVGVGWVVSADRRFPDRATSLAELAVRYAGDGVVGFGLANDEAANPTTAFGPAFDIARDRGLLSVPHAGELTDAADIVGAVDRLGADRIGHGIRAITDRRVLEQLVDRQVCLEVCPASNVALGAIDHLAEHPLPQLLATGCAVTLAADDPLLFGSGLADQYLIARRVFGLDDAELAELARCGIRAAGCPPHLRDELLAEVDDWLADVPADAAA; encoded by the coding sequence ATGGGTACTCCGATCGACCGCGCCGCACATGTCCGGGCCACGGCGGAGCCTCGATCCCAGGGGGCACGGCGGGATCTGACGGCGCTGCCGAAGGTCCATCTCCACCTGCACCTGATCGGCTCGATGCGCCCACGCACGCTCGCCGACCTCGCCCGCCGCAACGGCGAGTGCCTGCCCGCCGAGCTGTCCGCGCTGACATGCCGCGTCAGCTCGCCGCCGACGACCTACCACGGCGTCACGCCGACCGAGGCGGACGTCCGGGGCTTCGCGCGGTTCGACGCCCTCTACGTCGCCGCGAAGCGTCAGGTGCGTGGCCTCGACGATCTCGGGCGGCTCGTCGGCGAGCTGGCGGCCGACGAGGCGGACGCGGGATCGCGCTGGGTCGAGGTGACGGCGAACCCCAGCCTGTACCACGGGCGGCTTGGGCCCGACGAGGCGGTGCTGGAAGCACTGCTCGAGGCGGGCCGCCTGGCCCAGCGCACGACCGGTGTGGGCGTCGGCTGGGTCGTCAGTGCCGACCGGCGCTTCCCGGACCGCGCGACGTCGCTGGCCGAGCTGGCCGTGCGCTACGCCGGTGACGGGGTCGTCGGCTTCGGGCTGGCCAACGACGAGGCCGCCAACCCGACGACCGCCTTCGGGCCCGCGTTCGACATCGCCCGCGACAGGGGCCTGCTGTCGGTGCCGCATGCGGGTGAGCTGACCGATGCGGCCGACATCGTCGGAGCCGTCGACCGCTTGGGCGCGGATCGCATCGGCCACGGGATCCGCGCGATCACGGACCGCCGGGTGCTTGAGCAGCTCGTCGACCGGCAGGTCTGCCTCGAGGTGTGCCCCGCGTCGAACGTCGCGCTCGGCGCCATCGACCACCTGGCGGAGCACCCGTTGCCGCAGCTGCTGGCCACGGGGTGCGCGGTCACGCTCGCGGCCGACGATCCGCTGCTCTTCGGGTCGGGCCTCGCCGACCAGTACCTGATCGCCAGACGCGTGTTCGGTCTCGACGATGCCGAGCTCGCCGAGCTCGCACGCTGCGGCATCCGCGCGGCCGGCTGCCCGCCGCACCTGCGCGACGAGCTGCTCGCCGAGGTCGACGACTGGCTGGCGGACGTGCCGGCGGACGCGGCGGCCTGA